The following coding sequences lie in one Bordetella genomosp. 9 genomic window:
- a CDS encoding YfhL family 4Fe-4S dicluster ferredoxin, which yields MALKITEECINCDVCEPQCPNEAISMGEDYYVIDPDKCTECVGHYDEPQCKVVCPVECIEIHPQWHEGQEQLMAKYRRLTGRA from the coding sequence ATGGCCCTGAAGATCACCGAAGAATGCATCAACTGCGACGTTTGCGAGCCGCAGTGTCCCAACGAAGCGATTTCGATGGGCGAGGACTACTACGTCATCGACCCTGACAAATGCACGGAATGCGTGGGCCATTACGACGAGCCGCAGTGCAAGGTGGTTTGCCCGGTGGAATGCATCGAAATCCATCCGCAATGGCATGAAGGGCAGGAACAGTTGATGGCCAAGTACCGCAGGCTGACCGGGCGCGCCTGA
- the coaD gene encoding pantetheine-phosphate adenylyltransferase: MIIAVYPGTFDPLTRGHEDLVRRAAALFDEVVVGVAHSRNKKPFFTIDERVAIAREVLGHYPNVRVESFGGLLKDFVREQNGRVIVRGLRAVSDFEYEFQMAGMNRHLLPDVETLFMTPSDQYQFISGTIVREIAQLGGDVSKFVFPSVERWLHEKARQHREQSWPR, from the coding sequence ATGATCATCGCTGTTTACCCGGGCACATTCGACCCGTTGACGCGCGGCCACGAAGACCTGGTGCGCCGTGCCGCGGCGCTTTTCGATGAAGTGGTGGTCGGCGTGGCGCACAGCCGGAACAAAAAGCCCTTCTTCACTATCGACGAACGCGTCGCCATCGCACGCGAAGTCCTGGGCCATTACCCCAACGTCCGCGTCGAAAGCTTCGGCGGCCTGCTGAAGGACTTCGTGCGAGAGCAGAACGGGCGCGTCATCGTACGGGGCTTGCGCGCGGTATCGGACTTCGAATACGAATTCCAGATGGCCGGCATGAACCGGCATCTGCTGCCGGACGTCGAGACACTGTTCATGACGCCGTCCGACCAGTACCAGTTCATCTCGGGCACCATCGTGCGGGAGATCGCTCAACTGGGCGGCGACGTCAGCAAATTCGTATTCCCCTCGGTGGAACGCTGGCTCCACGAGAAAGCCCGCCAGCATCGCGAACAGAGCTGGCCGCGCTGA
- the rsmD gene encoding 16S rRNA (guanine(966)-N(2))-methyltransferase RsmD: MTNKYIRIVGGQYRRTPIAVVDAPGLRPTPDRVRETLYNWLSHLWGGEFGGKSVLDLFAGSGALGFEAASRGVAHVQMVERDRQALAALRALRDKLGATQVRIHAGDALETLRRMDASRYDLVLLDPPFGQGWLPRLWPLLPGILNEDALIYAESESELEPAEQFEILRKDRAGAVHYALLRFAAMQKTINNPRFGEVTHL; encoded by the coding sequence ATGACGAACAAGTATATTCGCATCGTTGGCGGCCAATACCGGCGTACACCCATCGCCGTGGTCGATGCGCCCGGCCTGCGGCCCACGCCCGACCGGGTCCGCGAAACGCTCTACAACTGGCTCAGCCATTTGTGGGGGGGCGAGTTCGGCGGCAAGTCGGTGCTGGACCTGTTCGCCGGCAGCGGCGCCCTGGGATTCGAGGCCGCTTCCCGCGGCGTGGCGCATGTGCAAATGGTCGAACGCGACAGGCAGGCGCTGGCGGCGCTGCGCGCCCTGCGCGACAAGCTGGGCGCCACCCAGGTGCGCATCCATGCCGGAGACGCGCTGGAAACGCTGCGCCGCATGGACGCGTCGCGCTACGACCTGGTGCTGCTCGACCCGCCATTCGGTCAGGGCTGGCTGCCCCGCCTCTGGCCACTGCTGCCGGGCATCCTGAACGAGGACGCTTTGATCTACGCTGAAAGCGAATCCGAACTCGAACCGGCGGAACAATTCGAAATACTGCGCAAGGATCGCGCAGGCGCTGTCCACTATGCGCTACTGCGGTTTGCTGCGATGCAGAAAACGATCAATAATCCCCGGTTCGGAGAGGTGACACACCTATAA
- the ftsY gene encoding signal recognition particle-docking protein FtsY has translation MNPPALAPAAAPDASPAPGPATQAAPDASAPSAPPAAEPAQAPWPAARPEPVDLAAAATRVPGEPVLPTPPEPAADAAPAGPAPEAEPATGKRSWLQRLKQGLSRTGQSLGGLFVGVKVDENLFEELETALIMADAGMEATESLLTALRARVKKERIEDAGKVREALRQILADHLRPLERRFDVHRAKPLVIMIAGVNGAGKTTSIGKLANTFQRQGASVLLAAGDTFRAAARQQLMEWGARNNVTVIAQEGGDPAAVAFDAVNAGRARGTGVVMVDTAGRLPTQLHLMEELKKIRRVIGKADPAAPHEVLLVVDGNTGQNVLAQIRAFDAAINLTGLVVTKLDGTAKGGTLAAVAAGTQGVRPVPVYWIGVGEGLEDLQPFVADEFAAALLGMG, from the coding sequence ATGAACCCGCCTGCCTTGGCTCCTGCGGCGGCGCCCGACGCCTCGCCAGCGCCGGGGCCCGCGACGCAGGCCGCGCCGGACGCATCGGCGCCATCGGCGCCCCCCGCCGCCGAGCCTGCGCAGGCGCCGTGGCCTGCTGCCCGGCCCGAGCCGGTGGACCTGGCGGCCGCCGCCACCCGGGTGCCGGGTGAACCGGTCTTGCCCACGCCGCCGGAACCCGCAGCCGATGCCGCACCCGCAGGCCCCGCGCCCGAGGCGGAGCCCGCAACCGGCAAGCGTTCGTGGCTGCAAAGACTCAAGCAAGGCCTGTCGCGCACCGGCCAGAGCCTTGGCGGCCTGTTCGTGGGCGTCAAGGTCGACGAGAACCTGTTCGAGGAACTCGAAACGGCGCTCATTATGGCCGATGCCGGCATGGAGGCCACCGAGTCCCTGCTGACGGCGCTGCGCGCGCGCGTCAAGAAGGAACGCATAGAGGATGCGGGCAAGGTGCGCGAAGCGCTGCGGCAGATCCTGGCCGATCATCTTCGGCCCCTGGAGCGCCGCTTCGACGTGCACCGCGCCAAGCCCCTGGTGATCATGATCGCGGGCGTCAACGGCGCCGGCAAAACCACGTCCATCGGCAAGCTCGCCAATACCTTCCAGCGGCAAGGCGCCAGCGTTCTGCTCGCCGCCGGCGACACCTTCCGCGCAGCGGCGCGCCAGCAACTGATGGAATGGGGCGCGCGGAACAACGTTACGGTGATTGCGCAGGAAGGCGGCGACCCGGCTGCCGTGGCTTTCGATGCGGTCAATGCCGGCCGGGCGCGGGGCACGGGTGTGGTCATGGTGGATACGGCCGGACGCCTGCCGACCCAGCTTCATCTCATGGAAGAGCTGAAGAAGATCCGGCGCGTCATCGGGAAGGCAGACCCGGCGGCCCCGCATGAAGTCCTGCTGGTCGTGGACGGCAACACCGGGCAGAACGTGCTGGCCCAGATCCGCGCTTTCGATGCGGCGATCAACCTGACGGGCCTGGTGGTCACCAAGCTCGACGGCACGGCGAAGGGCGGCACGCTGGCCGCCGTGGCGGCCGGCACGCAAGGCGTGCGGCCCGTGCCGGTGTACTGGATCGGCGTCGGCGAAGGGCTGGAAGATTTGCAGCCCTTCGTGGCCGACGAGTTCGCCGCCGCGCTGCTGGGTATGGGGTAG